The sequence gtggtcatgtgagagttggactataaagaaggctgaatgttgaagaattgatgcttttgaactgtgatgttggagaagacccttgagagtcccttggactgcaaggagatccaaccagtccatcctaaaggagattggtcctgggtgttcattggaaggactgatgctgaagctgaaactccaatactttggccacctgatgcgaagagctgactcatttttaaaagaccctgatgctgggaaagattgagggcaggaggagaaggggacgacagaaggagaaggggacgacagaagatgagatggttggatggcatcactgactcaatggacatgggtttgggtggacttcaggagttggtgatggacagggaggcctggcgtgctgcggttcatggggtcacaaagagtcggacacgactgagcgactgaactgaactgtgaataTGATAACGGCATGAGATGAGATTTAGGTGATCTCAGGAGTTTGGGGAAGGGGAATAAAATCAGTCACTAAAGTGACAATGTAATTACATAAGAATGGGATAGGCTGAGGGGTGCAAATACCTTTCCTAAAGCAGTGCACTTAGAAATTCCACCCTGTTCTCTTTTCAACTTCTAGAggtttttctgaaattaaatGTACTATGCTATGAATATTACTAAACCCAGATTGTCTCTTTGGAAGacatgaaagagagaaaaattgatTTCAGAGTTGAAAGGTAAAGACAGGTTAAGTTTACTAGGAAGTGGTTAGgcaattggggggtgggggtatcACCTATTCATACCACAAGTGAATGTAGTAAGATGGAGTCAGGTAgatctgagtttgaatcccaaTTTAGCTACTTTATGGCTGGGTAACATGTAACAAGCTTCTTCACCTCTCTGATCCTAGGCTTCCTATTGTGTATAGTTTCAAATGTCTAGTAAGTTAAGAGCTATCACCTACGTAATTAGGAGATTCTTGTGTACTTTAGGAACACACCATATATTTCTAAAAGTCCCACATGAACAGTCTCAAATGCAAACTGTTCTGTTCTCTTCTCCACTCTCCACACATACTGCCTGCTGAGAATCTTGGAGGTACCTTATCGGTGTTGCTAACTGAAACAAGAAGACAATGCCAGTGCCAAGTGTGGTAACCCCAGGATGATCTAAAGTTTTGGAATAGTTTATTATGTAGTGAAAGTgatagtgttagttactcagttttgtccaactctttgcgatcccatggactgtaacccaccaggttcctctgtccatgggattctccaggcaagaatactgaagtgggttaccatttctttctccaggggatcttcccgacccggggactgaactggggtctccttcattgccagcagattctttacggtctgagccaatAGAcaactaatatatattttattattatatgagtaataataaagaatccacctgccatgcaggagaccccggtttgattcctgggtctgcaatattggctggagaagggatagactacccactccagtattcttggacttccctgatggctttgacaataaagaatctgcccgcaatgcgagagactggggttcgatccctggattaggaagatcccctggagaagggaatggcttcccactccatatttcagtctggagaattccatggacagaggagcctggtgggctacagtctgtggggtcgaaaagagttggacacgactgagcgactcactcaCATGCTCACTCCATAACAAAACCATAACCTAAAATGTTGGACTGCGTTTGGAATTAGATAGAGGGAAAAGCTGGAATAATAACCAAAGAAGGTTAGTTTTGAATTTATGctggatctgcttctgtgactttaatTCTCATCTTGCTGCTTTTGTGACTGTAGGCATACACAGTGGCTTGCCCCAGGGAGACAACCTGAGCCACCTACCTGGGAAGGACTGTAAGGAAGTAAAACCAACACATTCCCCCGCCTGAAGCTTCCATGCTAGGGGAGGTTTGCAAAGATTGAATAGTCttcttactttgtttcctcacctccccccatctctaatccataaaagaacctggcaatcaggccccaacaagatggttattttgaggtgttACCCAGCCATCTTCTCTGTCAGCCAACTCCCAAATAAAGTCACTTGGTAGTCCCAACACCTTGTCTTGGATTCACTGGCTGTCTTGTGAGCAGAGTGAGCTAGGATTTCATAACAGAAGAACTTGGAGGAGAGTATCATAAAAGCctgaaaaaatttgaagaaactgTTATGAgaaacctgcttttttttttttttttggctgcaccacaggcatgcaagatcttagttcttccaccagggatcaatcccaatctccctacAATGaaggcacagagtcttaactactggaccacagggaagtccccctgatGGGTTTTGAAAAAGCTGTAGATAAAGGCTTAAGGGGAAATGAGGAAAATGTTGCTGGAAACTGGAGAAAGAGGGTCTTTGTTATGTAGTGGCAAGAACTTAGCAATGCTGTCACCTGCAATAATGTAGAAAGTGGAAAATTTGCCTAATTAATCGGGTATCCTAGTTAAGTACAATTCCAGGTAAAGTGTTGAAGGTGTTGACTGAAGTCTTCTTCCTGATTATAGTAAAATGTGAGAAGgaaaagataatataaaaaactaattttaaaaaaggacccAGGGCTTGCTAGATTTGAAAATTCCTGTCTTCTTCAGATAGCAAATAATACTAAAATGAAGAAATgacttccagttaaaaataaactctCGGGTGCTGCAAGGAAAACATCATCCAATGATGAAGGTAGAGAGTGTGGCTGTAAAACAGTTTGTTCAGAACTCAAAAAGATCTACAGAAGTGATTCAGAGAATCATTCAGACAAACAATAGGGCTTTAAAGAAACTTACAAGTGTTGTACCTCAGCAGTTTCAGCAGAATGAGcctccagagaagagaagagCTTACCTCAGAGATTTGCAGGTATGACTTTTGTCCAATGGAATGGTTCCCCAGTTAGATTCACAGGAGACTCACAAACTTTTTAAATGCATGATACTGGCCAAAACACTGCCAGCATGGAATAAATGGGACAGAGATAGTACAGAATGAAAAGGAGACTTTGGACCCTGAAGTTCTAATGGCAGGAAGCAGACTGACAAACTACACAGCTGCAAACATGAGTTTCTTTTCATGGAAGAGGACGGATAACTCAGAGAGTAGAATCAAGAGCCCAAGGGGTAAAGTCAAAAGCCATGGAGAATCATTCCCAGGCAGAAGTAGGATTGAGCCCTAATCAGGGCACTTCTAACACGTGTCTAGAAGGATTTTTAGGACTCTTATGGAACTCCAACTCTTCTGTGCCtcctatcttttcttctttttgaacaGGAGTGTCTGTACCAGTTATCTGAAGCTCGTCCCACCATTGTATGTTGGGAGGCATTCAGGTGAAAAGGAGGAGTTGCATACAGGACACTAcacctggggcttcctgggtagctcaaacggtaaagaatctgcctgaaatgtgagagaacctaggtcgggaagatccctggagaagggcatggcagcccactccagtattcttgcctggagacttccatggacagagtagcctgtatagtccatggggtcacagagagttggacatgactgaagcaacttagcaggcacacatgggggctcagagaaaagagaagttaATTTCAGCTGGAGACTGACTCACAGCCTCAAAgttgagaattatattttaaCCAGCAGACTTACTGAGGACTTAAGCAAgggatgagtgagtgagtgagtgctaAGCCACTCAGTTGGgtcagactctctgcaacccccatggactataccccggcagactcctctgtccatggaagtctccaggcaagaatactgaagtgagttgccatgctcttctccagggatcttcccgacctaggttctcccacatttcaggcagattctttaccgtttgagctacccaggaagccccaggtgTAGTGTCCTGTATGCAACTCCTCCTTTTCACCTGAATGCCTCCCGACATACAATGGTGGGACGAGCTTCAGATAACTGGTACAGACACTCCtgttcaaaaagaagaaaagataggaGGCACAGAAGAGTTGGAGTTCCATAAGAGTCCTAAAAATCCTTCTAGACACGTGTTAGAAGTGCCCTGATTAGGGCTCAATCCTACTCCTGCCTGGGAATGATTCTCCATGGCTTTTGACTTTACCCCTTGGGCTCTTGATTCTACTCTCTGAGTTATCCGTCCTCTTCCATGAAAAGAAACTCATGTTTGCAGCTGTGTAGTTTGTCAGTCTGCTTCCTGTCATTAGAACTTCAGGGTCCACAGTCCAGAACCTTATCATCTAAAACAGGCCCAGGAGTGGATGAGGTtcctagggtgtgtgtgtgtgtgtgtatgtgtgtgtgtgtgtgtgtttgtgtgtgtccacTAGTTGCTCAAagcgcacgcacgcacacacacacacacacacacacccctaagaACCTCATCCATTCCTGGGCCTGTTTTAGATGATAAGATTTTGGACTTTGAGCTGATGATATAATGAGTTAAGAGTTTGGGGCAACTTGGGAGGAAGTGAACGTATTTTGCATTTAAGAGAGACATAAATCACTAGGCGATAAAGGACAGAATATGATATCCTGCCTTAAAGATGGCCCTGATTGCCCCCTCTTGATATTCATGACCTACACAAATAGTCCTCTCCATAACTAATAGGCTATGTTGGAAATGATTTTAGACATTAAATTCATGTCTGAATTTAGACATTATAGACATTGCAGGCACTTCCCTGAaatttcagtggttaagactatgctcccaatgcagcgggcatggttccatccctggttggggaactaatatcctgcaaGCATGTAGtggagccaaaaaaagaaaaaaaaaaaaaaaaaaaacagtatctttCACTTTGTCCCCTATTGGATTGTTTGCTTTGGGATAATTTATCTGCCATATCATGAAGACATTCAAGCAACCCAACAGAAAATGGCAAGGCTTCCTGACAACAGCCATGTGAAGGAGCCATCTTGGAAGCAAATCCTACACTTCTAGTCAAGTCTTCAAATGATTACAGCTCCAGCCAACATTTCACTGAAATCTCTTGAGATACCCTGAGTTGAACCACTCAGTTAAGCCACTCCTATAATCCTGGCTCAGGAATAAGTGAAGTAATAATTGTtcattgttttaagctgctacattttgagggtttttttttttttgggtaccAAATTACTTTATTTGAAGGAATGGTACTACTAAAGAAAGAACTTAAGTAGATGTTTTGTTACAACTTATAGAAAAGGTGGAGGTAACCCAAATATGCATGCACCGCCTTGGTGACCAGAGGAGTCACCCCTGTGGCTGTGGGAAGCCAGCCAGAGGCTTAGCTCTCACTGTGTCCCAGGGTGTGCTTGTCAAAGAGGTACTCTGCCATGCCAGATCCAGGGGCCCCCATCTTGCGCAGGTTGGTTACATGGTCACCCAACTCTTTGATGGCTTCCCCCTGCTCATTCAGGTAATGAGTCTCAATGAAATCACACAGATGGGGATCATTTTTTTCAGTGGCCAGTTTGTGCAGTTCCAGTAGTGATTGATTCACACTTCTTTCCAAGCACAGCGCACATTCCATTGCATTCAGCCCATTCTCCCAGTCATCACGGTCTGGTTTCTTGATATCCTGAAGGAAGATTCGGCCGCCTCGCTGGTTCTGCAGCTTCATTAGTCTCTCAGCATGTTCCCTCTCCTCATGAGATTGGTGAAGAAAGTACTTGGCAAAGTTCTTCAAAGCCACATCATCGCGGTCAAAATAGTAGGACATGGACAGGTACACAAAGGAGGCGTAGAGCTCCAGGTGGATCTGGCGGTTGACGGCGGCCTCCGAGTCCTGGTGGTAGTTCTGGCGCACCTGCGAGGGGGATGCGGTCGTCATGGCGGGCGGATGAGaaggggcggcggcggcgacggctGCGCTGCGCTGGAGCGGCGGCGGGGACCTTGGGCCGGTCGGAGGGTGTTGTCAAGTGGGGACGAGGGCTGGCTCTGAGTAGCCTGCCGGGGCTAGCGGGGGACGAGCAGCCGGGTTCCGTTCAAGCACTGTTGAAGCAGGAAACCGCGGCGACTCTCCGCGAAGACTGTGTGATTTTGAGGTATTTTTATGCAGTAATGGATTATAGTTTATGGACTATAATAAGTTTCTGTCTCTACATACTCCCAAAGTTTCCAGTTCCTATGGAATCAGACCATTCTGATTTCTGTGCAGAGGGATACAGATGGTCCATCTTGTGAGTCTTGCCATATTCCATCTCCAGAATTTTATGAAGTCCCTTTTTAAGAATTCCACAACTTCTGTCTCTAAGACCCTCTCACCACAGGACTCAAAAAAGGCTTGTCAAGTGTCAGATACTGACTTATATGATACTTCAACTTTCTGTCAGACAAAATTAAGAACAaacaataatgacaataataacaatgtgcgtgtgtgctcagtcctgttcaactctttgcgaccccatggactgtagcctgccaggctcctctgtccatggaattctgcaggcaagaaaactggagtgggttgccatgcacttctccagcggatcttcacaacccagggatcaaaccttccactcctgcattggcaggcaaattctttaaaactgtgccacctgggaagccaaataaTGACAACAAAGGCATAATTTCTGGAAAAatgaactgcaaaaaaaaaaaccaaaccagaaaTGTGTATGGAATTGGAACAAAATGAAACTTTGGATtccgcccctcccccccacatTCTATAGAATTGCTTTGAGgttaataaaagatttttttcaaaataaaatctctgacAAAAGCTACACAGAAATTAAGCATACATTATATGtacagatattaaaaattattttaaatgatttttacacCCCCCCTTGCAATCCCCTGACATTTTGTGAAGATCATCTAGAAACCCTAACTCAAATGTATCTAAGAGAATCAATAAAAAACAGACACCATTccatttcccttccttctcttcaaCCATATCTCAGTTTCTCCCTGGACTAGATTAAAATGTCCATTTCCACTTCCAAATAAACAAATCAAAAGCTCTTCTATGAATTGAGAGACATATATATGAGGCAGAGGTGGGGAGCTGCTTACAACAGCAGCCAGCCAAAATGTGTTAAGGGTCATTATGTACACTAATTATAATTTGTGCCAATAACAGTTAAAATACAGTGAATACCTCTACAAGGCAGGTATCTTTACATTTTATCCACAAAATAGGCCTATGAGTAGGTATTACTACTATTTCcactttgcatatatatatatatatacacacacacacatattttaaatatgtatacttAATAGTGGAAAACATACTTAATATATACTTAATAGTGGAAAATATACTTAAAAGTGGAAAACAGAATGATCAATTAACCATGGAGACATAGTTGCAAAACCAGTACGTTGTAGTACCAGGATCTGCGGGTCCTTGGGCAGTGGCTCTTCCAAACTTGGCttttaaaaaagccaaaaaagATCCAGCTCAATTCCTGGCTCTTTAGTATTGGTTAATAAATAACAGTCCCCTTTCTACCTCCTGGAACCAATCTGAATCTAGATGGTCTCCTTACATACAGGATAATGACTGCATGCTAGAACTCTCACTCGACAAATATTGTCTCTCCCTACCTACTTTCACTGACATCTCAGCCAAACCCAAAGCAAACTCTCGAAAAAAGGCGCAGAGGCTACCATTCTCGAGTTTCGGAGCCCCTAAGAG comes from Cervus elaphus chromosome 1, mCerEla1.1, whole genome shotgun sequence and encodes:
- the LOC122698384 gene encoding ferritin heavy chain-like; translated protein: MTTASPSQVRQNYHQDSEAAVNRQIHLELYASFVYLSMSYYFDRDDVALKNFAKYFLHQSHEEREHAERLMKLQNQRGGRIFLQDIKKPDRDDWENGLNAMECALCLERSVNQSLLELHKLATEKNDPHLCDFIETHYLNEQGEAIKELGDHVTNLRKMGAPGSGMAEYLFDKHTLGHSES